A region from the Phycisphaerales bacterium genome encodes:
- a CDS encoding GNAT family N-acetyltransferase, with protein MHSALHRTLPASLASSVPHERASEPSETERRAQSGADFDADEWNAFVAEALHGYHEQTYMYAMVRQNFGFACRHVFIRQAGRLVAGAQVLLRRTPIGLLAHVWRAPIAVEDQPELLDQAARAIDDAAREWRVASIRIDTLPTQDAARRALREQGFCPSDAWIGKKTSLVIPLVGSDDALLARIRRKTRYNMRIAAREGVDIRVEMTGKISEFYELYRQSAAHNGFVPFEQRYFEQIWRTFAPRGRAMMCTASLGDRPISMLLSMKCGERLYPSWIGTDRDALHRNLQVGGLLYYEAMRWGRDHGCSLLDFQDAMPYKRLYSDQELSWPVPMRKYYGPLRAARSRAVECSWSRPALRRSITAAAQRLGLRPRMPY; from the coding sequence ATGCACAGCGCTCTTCACCGTACATTGCCCGCGTCGCTGGCGTCCTCCGTTCCGCACGAACGGGCGAGCGAGCCCAGTGAAACCGAAAGAAGAGCGCAAAGCGGCGCCGACTTTGACGCCGATGAGTGGAACGCGTTCGTTGCCGAGGCCCTCCACGGGTACCACGAGCAGACCTACATGTACGCGATGGTTCGGCAAAACTTTGGATTCGCGTGCCGACACGTATTCATTCGTCAGGCGGGAAGGCTCGTCGCCGGTGCTCAGGTTCTCCTGCGACGAACGCCGATCGGGCTCCTCGCGCACGTGTGGCGAGCCCCCATTGCCGTGGAAGATCAGCCCGAGCTGCTCGACCAGGCGGCGCGGGCGATTGACGATGCCGCGCGAGAGTGGCGCGTCGCTTCGATCCGGATTGATACGCTGCCGACACAGGATGCGGCGCGGCGGGCCCTGCGGGAGCAGGGATTCTGCCCCAGTGACGCGTGGATTGGAAAGAAGACCTCGCTCGTGATCCCGCTGGTTGGGAGCGACGATGCATTGCTCGCGCGCATTCGCCGCAAGACCCGTTACAACATGCGCATCGCCGCGCGCGAGGGAGTGGACATCCGGGTTGAGATGACCGGCAAGATCTCCGAGTTCTACGAACTCTACCGCCAATCCGCGGCGCACAACGGATTCGTTCCCTTTGAACAAAGGTACTTCGAGCAGATCTGGCGCACCTTTGCGCCGCGCGGCCGAGCGATGATGTGCACTGCATCGCTCGGCGACCGGCCAATCTCGATGCTGTTGAGCATGAAGTGCGGTGAACGCCTGTACCCCTCCTGGATCGGCACGGACCGTGACGCTCTCCACCGCAACCTGCAGGTCGGTGGTTTGCTCTACTACGAGGCAATGCGCTGGGGACGCGACCACGGCTGCTCGCTGCTGGACTTCCAGGACGCGATGCCGTACAAGCGTCTTTATTCGGATCAGGAACTCTCCTGGCCGGTGCCGATGCGGAAGTACTACGGCCCGCTCCGAGCCGCCAGATCGCGTGCGGTCGAATGCTCATGGTCAAGGCCAGCCCTTCGCCGCTCGATCACGGCCGCCGCGCAACGTCTCGGACTGCGGCCGCGAATGCCTTATTGA